In Cicer arietinum cultivar CDC Frontier isolate Library 1 chromosome 7, Cicar.CDCFrontier_v2.0, whole genome shotgun sequence, a single window of DNA contains:
- the LOC140921042 gene encoding uncharacterized protein translates to MKYQGKGNIREHIMMMSNIASKLKGLKLELSDDLLIHLVLLSLPSQFSQFKVTYNCQKEKWTLNELISLCVQEEDRLKQDRTESAHFTSISKDKGKRKRIEEPKNKAAAKGPEQKKQTKDNNCFFCRSSGHVKKDCAKYHAWRVKKGLPELPKA, encoded by the exons atgaagtatcaaggcaagggaaatataagagagcacattatgatgatgtccaacattgcttctaagcttaaaggtctaaagcttgagttgtcagatgacttactcattcatttagtattgctgtctcttccttcgcaattcagtcagtttaaggtgacttataattgtcaaaaggagaaatggactcttaatgagctcatttcattatgtgtgcaagaagaggacaggctgaagcaagataggactgaaagtgctcactttactagcatctctaaagacaagggcaaaaggaaaagaattgaggagcccaagaacaaagctgctgctaagggtccagaacaaaagaagcagactaaggataacaactgcttcttctgcaggagttctggacacgtgaagaaggattgtgccaaatatcacgcttggcgtgttaagaaag ggttgcctgaacttccgaaagcctag
- the LOC101512452 gene encoding putative DNA glycosylase At3g47830, with protein sequence MEKKRKRKQEAKRNEERNAKSVKASQIQTENENLKEPFPSHSGPTPQECLDIRDTLLALHGLPPELAKYRKSQQQTDDTINPDPPETVLDGLVRTILSQNTTESNSNKAFASLKSSFPTWEHVHGAESKELENAIRCGGLAPTKASCIKNLLRCLLEKRGKFCLEYLRDLSVAQIKAELSLFKGIGPKTVACVLMFNLQQDDFPVDTHIFEIAKTIGWVPAVADRNKTYLHLNQRIPNELKFDLNCLLYTHGKFCSKCSSKRGNKQQKKFNDNSCPLLNYYKEPV encoded by the exons ATGGAAAAGAAGCGGAAAAGGAAGCAAGAGGCAAAGCGCAACGAAGAGCGAAATGCAAAGTCAGTTAAGGCGAGTCAAATCCAAACCGAAAACGAAAATCTAAAGGAACCATTCCCTTCTCACAGTGGACCCACCCCACAAGAATGCCTCGACATACGAGACACTCTCTTAGCCCTACACGGCTTACCTCCAGAACTCGCCAAGTATcgcaaatcacaacaacaaaccGACGACACCATCAATCCAGACCCACCGGAAACCGTTCTAGACGGTTTAGTTCGAACCATACTCTCCCAAAACACTACGGAATCCAATTCCAATAAGGCTTTCGCTTCTCTCAAATCTTCATTTCCCACTTGGGAACAT GTGCACGGTGCTGAGAGTAAGGAGTTGGAGAATGCTATTAGATGTGGAGGTTTAGCTCCGACTAAAGCTTCGTGTATTAAGAATTTGTTGCGTTGTTTGTTAGAGAAAAGGGGTAAATTTTGCTTGGAGTATTTGCGTGATTTGTCTGTTGCTCAAATTAAGGCTGAACTCTCTCTTTTCAAAGGAATTGGTCCCAAAACA GTGGCTTGTGTGTTGATGTTCAACCTTCAGCAAGATGATTTTCCTGTGGACACTCAC ATATTTGAGATTGCAAAAACCATTGGTTGGGTACCGGCTGTTGCCGACAGAAACAAGACATACCTTCATCTAAACCAAAGGATTCCAAATGAACTTAAGTTTGACCTGAATTGCCTTCTGTATACTCACGGGAAGTTCTGCAGTAAATGCTCCAGTAAAAGGGGCAACAAGCAACAGAAGAAATTCAATGATAACTCTTGTCCTTTGTTAAACTATTATAAAGAGCCggtttga
- the LOC101512773 gene encoding alpha-mannosidase I MNS5, which translates to MVPPRDYSTCLLLFLLLLSSFSHSQSHSATKKIRMREKVRNMFHHAYDNYMTHAFPHDELKPLTKTFTDSLSELGNLKLERLPQDYHGSALSLIESLSSLVIMGNNTEFEKGVLWLSENLTFDVDARINLFECNIRVLGGLVSAHLLASDSSKKLFQGSYKNQLLGLAEDLGKRFLPAFNTPTGLPYAWINLKYGVMENETTETSTSGCGSLILEMGALSKMTGDPRYESAALRALRKLWSMQSSLKLFGTTLDVSTGQWIEYSSGIGAGVDSFYEYLLKAHILFGKEDFWRMFHSAYVAVQKHFRHGPWYHEADMRTGRATYWQLTSLQAFWPGLQVLIGDVSAANSSHREFFNVWERFGVLPERYLLDHQMLHPTEKYYPLRPEFAESTFYLYQATKDPWYIEVGELIVNSLNLYTRVEGGFASIKDVTTMQLEDHQHSFFLAETCKYLYLLFDDSFMLENNYVFTTEGHPLPVLSTWHEKLPETYIPTNWTTLKRQPENRVSPMSLQVCPAMTLNSGQHIESACHIPDVRISDHRCLTDEDCGVDATTCRRRSCSMAGYCGLWLFI; encoded by the exons ATGGTTCCTCCTCGCGACTATTCCACATGTCTCCTTCTCTTCCTCCTCCTACTTTCCTCCTTCTCTCACTCACAATCCCATTCCGCTACCAAGAAAATACGTATGAGAGAAAAAGTTCGCAATAT GTTTCACCATGCTTATGACAACTATATGACTCATGCATTTCCG CATGATGAGCTAAAACCTCTCACTAAAACTTTTACCGACTCCCTAAGTGAGCTGGGAAATTTGAag CTTGAACGTTTGCCTCAAGACTACCATGGCTCTGCCCTTTCGCTAATTGAATCGCTTTCTAG CCTTGTTATTATGGGCAACAATACCGAATTCGAGAAGGGAGTGCTGTGGCTTTCAGAAAATCTTACATTTGACGTTGATGCTCGCATAAATCTTTTTGAG TGCAACATTAGAGTTCTTGGAGGACTTGTCTCTGCTCATTTACTGGCATCTGATTCTTCAAAGAAGTTGTTTCAAGGATCTTACAAGAATCAGCTGCTTGGTCTGGCTGAAGATTTAGGGAAACGTTTTTTACCAGCATTCAATACTCCCACTGGATTACCATATGCGTGGATTAATTTAAAG TATGGAGTAATGGAGAATGAGACTACAGAAACAAGCACTTCAGGGTGTG GTTCTCTGATTCTTGAAATGGGAGCTTTATCAAAAATGACTGGTGACCCCAGATATGAATCAGCAGCCTTACGAGCTCTCCGTAAGCTATGGAGTATGCAGAGctcattaaaattatttggaACCACACTTGATGTGTCAACTGGGCAATGGATTGAATATTCTTCGGGAATTGGAGCTG GGGTAGATTCCTTCTATGAATATCTACTTAAAGCTCATATCCTTTTCGGAAAGGAGGACTTTTGGAGAATGTTTCATTCTGCTTATGTGGCTGTGCAGAAGCATTTCAGACATGGTCCCTG GTACCATGAAGCTGATATGAGGACAGGAAGAGCAACTTATTGGCAGCTTACAAGTCTTCAAGCTTTTTGGCCTGGTTTACAG GTTCTTATTGGAGATGTATCTGCTGCTAATTCATCTCACCGTGAGTTCTTCAATGTGTGGGAGAGATTTGGAGTGCTACCAGAGAG GTATTTGCTGGACCATCAGATGCTTCATCCTACTGAAAAATATTATCCATTGCGCCCTGAGTTTGCTGAGTCAACATTCTACTTATATCAAGCTACTAAAG ATCCGTGGTATATTGAAGTTGGTGAGTTAATAGTCAATTCTCTTAATTTATACACCAGAGTAGAAGGTGGGTTCGCAAGCATCAAGGATGTAACGACGATGCAGCTGGAAGATCATCAACATAGTTTTTTTCTTGCTGAAAC GTGCAAATATTTGTATCTTCTCTTTGATGATTCATTTATGCTCGAGAATAATTACGTATTTACCACTGAAGGTCATCCCCTTCCGGTACTAAGCACTTGGCATGAAAAGCTTCCAGAAACTTATATTCCAACTAATTGGACCACCCTGAAG AGACAACCGGAAAATCGAGTGAGTCCAATGTCTTTGCAAGTATGTCCTGCTATGACTTTAAACTCAGGTCAACATATAGAGAGTGCTTGCCACATCCCCGATGTCCGTATTAGTGATCACAGGTGCTTGACTGATGAAGACTGTGGTGTTGATGCAACTACCTGCAGAAGAAGATCATGTAGCATGGCTGGTTATTGTGGGCTATGGCTCTTCATTTGA